One Cynocephalus volans isolate mCynVol1 chromosome 7, mCynVol1.pri, whole genome shotgun sequence genomic region harbors:
- the LOC134381912 gene encoding endogenous retrovirus group K member 7 Pro protein-like — protein sequence MPQMGVQPVPVQPIRPLLPGTVGLIIGRGSLTLNGLIVYPGVVDCQHSPEIQVLCSCPGGVFSITKGDRIAQLLLLPEVAKPSEPGREKMGSSGMDSAYLMVSLNERPKLKLWVEGKLFEGIMDTGADKSIISTHWWPKSWPVIKSSHSLQGLGYQASPTTSSATLSWKTTEGQEGHFTPYVLPLPVNLWGRDILQKMGVKLSNEYSSQAKEIMAKMGHKQGRGLGAREQGRVEPILPEGNPGRQGLGFS from the coding sequence ATGCCACAAATGGGCGTCCAGCCGGTTCCTGTGCAGCCTATTCGACCCCTACTGCCTGGAACCGTGGGCCTTATAATTGGCAGAGGATCGTTAACTTTAAACGGTCTTATTGTCTACCCTGGGGTAGTTGACTGTCAACATAGCCCCGAGATCCAAGTCCTGTGCTCATGCCCAGGAGGAGTCTTTTCTATCACCAAAGGAGACAGGATAGCTCAGTTATTGCTCCTTCCAGAGGTTGCCAAACCTTCAGAGCCTGGACGAGAAAAAATGGGCTCCTCGGGCATGGATTCCGCCTACCTGATGGTCTCCCTAAATGAGAGACCTAAGCTAAAGTTGTGGGTTGAGGGAAAATTGTTTGAAGGCATTATGGATACTGGTGCAGATAAGAGTATTATTTCCACCCATTGGTGGCCAAAGTCTTGGCCTGTCATTAAGTCCTCACATTCTCTACAAGGCCTCGGTTATCAGGCCAGTCCTACTACTAGTTCCGCTACCTTGTCCTGGAAAACGACAGAGGGACAAGAGGGACATTTTACTCCCTACGTGCTTCCGCTCCCCGTTAACCTCTGGGGGCGtgatattttacaaaagatgGGAGTTAAGTTGTCTAATGAATACTCCTCTCAAGCTAAGGAGATAATGGCCAAGATGGGTCATAAACAGGGAAGGGGTTTAGGAGCCAGGGAACAGGGCCGGGTTGAACCCATTCTCCCTGAAGGCAACCCAGGTAGACAGGGTCTGGGTTTTTCCTAG